In Gossypium arboreum isolate Shixiya-1 chromosome 5, ASM2569848v2, whole genome shotgun sequence, a single genomic region encodes these proteins:
- the LOC108478899 gene encoding putative disease resistance RPP13-like protein 1 — translation MAMVGEAFLSASIEVLLDRIVSGDVLWLIKGKKLEAVLLKKLKPTLMSVKAVLDDGENKQITNPNVKSWTDELKDAVYDAEDLLDEISTEALRNKIESDYQTTAMKQVLGLKERYKGEKAFQRTPAISLVDESDVYGRDDEKEEIMKLLDPQNLSENQIAVIPIVGMGGLGKTTVAQLIYNDPRVDKWFDRKAWVCVSEEFDAFKVTKTILEEIKCSCDGNQNLNQLQLKLKEQLSGKKYLIILDDVWNKNYFHWKDLASPFTSGAKNSKIILTTRDENVAAIMRSVPTYHLDVLSDDDCWKLFAKHAFDGSSPTKHPDLMAIGEAIVKRCGGIPLAAKALGGLLRCKPDAYEWNKILHSNFWDIPNDATNILPALTLSYHYLPSHLKRCFAYCSIFPKDYEFEKEELIQLWMAEGLLELPKDNGDLEERGTEYFKDLRIEVIFSTI, via the exons atggctATGGTGGGTGAAGCTTTTCTCTCTGCTTCCATTGAGGTGCTGCTTGATAGGATTGTTTCTGGGGATGTTCTGTGGCTTATCAAAGGAAAGAAACTTGAAGCTGTGCTGCTGAAGAAACTGAAGCCAACCTTGATGTCGGTGAAAGCAGTGTTGGATGATGGTGAAAATAAGCAGATTACCAACCCAAATGTCAAAAGCTGGACTGATGAGCTCAAAGATGCTGTTTATGATGCCGAGGACCTCCTGGACGAGATCTCTACTGAAGCCCTTCGGAACAAGATCGAATCCGATTATCAAACTACTGCTATGAAGCAG GTTCTGGGTCTGAAAGAAAGGTATAAAGGAGAAAAGGCATTTCAAAGAACGCCTGCAATTTCTTTGGTGGACGAGTCTGATGTTTATGGCAGAGATGATGAAAAAGAAGAAATAATGAAGTTGTTGGATCCTCAAAATCTGTCTGAAAATCAGATAGCTGTGATTCCCATTGTGGGTATGGGCGGGCTTGGCAAAACCACCGTTGCCCAATTGATCTACAACGACCCCAGAGTGGATAAATGGTTTGACCGCAAAGCATGGGTGTGTGTTTCAGAGGAATTTGATGCTTTCAAGGTAACCAAAACCATTCTTGAAGAGATCAAATGTAGCTGTGACGGAAACCAGAATTTAAATCAGCTTCAACTTAAACTCAAAGAGCAGCTGTCGGGAAAGAAATATCTAATCATTTTGGATGATGTTTGGAACAAGAATTATTTTCATTGGAAAGACCTTGCAAGTCCCTTCACTTCTGGCGCCAAGAATAGCAAGATTATTCTAACAACACGTGATGAAAACGTTGCAGCAATCATGAGGAGCGTTCCAACATATCATTTAGATGTGTTATCAGATGATGATTGTTGGAAGTTATTTGCAAAGCATGCATTTGATGGTTCAAGCCCCACCAAGCATCCAGATCTGATGGCAATCGGGGAAGCAATTGTTAAAAGATGTGGCGGTATCCCTTTGGCTGCAAAAGCTCTTGGAGGTCTTCTCCGTTGCAAACCAGATGCTTATGAGTGGAACAAAATTTTACATAGCAATTTTTGGGACATTCCAAATGATGCAACTAATATTCTTCCAGCGTTGACATTGAGTTACCATTATCTTCCTTCCCATTTGAAGCGATGTTTTGCTTATTGTTCAATTTTCCCtaaagattatgaatttgaaAAGGAAGAACTTATTCAATTATGGATGGCTGAAGGTCTTTTAGAGCTTCCCAAAGACAATGGAGATCTGGAAGAACGGGGGACCGAGTACTTCAAAGATCTAAGAATTGAGGTCATTTTTTCAACAATCTAA